The genomic window CCAGCCGGGAGGGTACCGCGTGAAGCGACCGCGCCGCCCGACCAGCCCCCTCGGGGATCGCCGCATGCAGCACGAGGAGGTCGGCGCCCCTCGCTAAATCCAGGAACGCCTCGTTGCTGCCGTTTTGATCGGAGCCGAAGACCAGCGTGCGCTCGGCAACGGTGACCCGATAGGCGAGCGCCGGGACGATCCCGTGCGGTACCGGCAGCGCCTCTACCCGCAGGCCGGCGGCGTCGTAAACCATGGTCGGCTCGCTGGCCGCGAGGCCTACCGTCACCGGATTCAGCTTGACCAGGCCATCGCTGCCGGTCAGGTAGCCCGCGAGATAGCCGAAGGCGCCTTCTCTTCGATCCAGCAGTCGATGGAGAAATTGGTCGAGCGAAGGAAACGGCCCCGCACCGCCAGGACCCGCGATGGCGAGCGCGCGGCGCCGCTTGGAGAAGTAGCCGCTTTTCAGCAAAGCCGGCAGAGACGCCGCGTGGTCGGTATGAAAGTGGCTGAGTGCAAGCAGATCCAACGCGGCGAAGCTCGCGCCTGCCTCACCAAACCGCGTGAAGACACCGCTCCCCGCGTCCACCAGCAGGCGCGACCGGCCGTCGTGCCACAGCAGGTAACCGCTGGACGCCCGGTTGTCGTCAGCGACCGGCCCGCCGGAGCCCAAAATCTGCAGTGCCAGTGGCTGACTGGCACAGCGGGTTTCCGCAGCCACGTTCAGAGGCAATAACCACGCCAGCAGCAGCACCCAGCTCATGCGCTTTGCCCACAACCCCTGCACGGGGGCTTCACCCGGCAAACGCAAGACTGCGGTGTTGCTGTCAGGACTAGAGCCACGCCATGAAAAACCTTGTCGCTGCATGTTGCCTTATCCTTGCTGCCGCGCCGCTGATGGCCGCTGAAGAGCCCGATTATCGCGTGCTAGCGCAGCGCGAGGGATATGAACTTCGCCAATATGAAGCGTACCTGGTCGCCGAAACCGACGTGCCGGGCAGTCAGCGCAGCGGCGGCAACCAG from Pseudomonadota bacterium includes these protein-coding regions:
- a CDS encoding MBL fold metallo-hydrolase; amino-acid sequence: MQRQGFSWRGSSPDSNTAVLRLPGEAPVQGLWAKRMSWVLLLAWLLPLNVAAETRCASQPLALQILGSGGPVADDNRASSGYLLWHDGRSRLLVDAGSGVFTRFGEAGASFAALDLLALSHFHTDHAASLPALLKSGYFSKRRRALAIAGPGGAGPFPSLDQFLHRLLDRREGAFGYLAGYLTGSDGLVKLNPVTVGLAASEPTMVYDAAGLRVEALPVPHGIVPALAYRVTVAERTLVFGSDQNGSNEAFLDLARGADLLVLHAAIPEGAGRAARSLHAVPSRLAEIVQEAKPSTVVISHWMARSLRHKDAIVASIAERYAGNLAVAQDLDCFPLPAQGQRDGDSAVP